The following are encoded together in the bacterium genome:
- a CDS encoding NifU family protein, translated as MEHKIKEILDKIRPALQADGGDVEFIDYNDGIVTVRMQGACGSCPMSLMTLKHGIEARLKEEIPEIKSVEPL; from the coding sequence CTCGACAAGATCCGTCCGGCCCTGCAGGCCGACGGCGGCGACGTCGAGTTCATCGATTACAACGACGGGATCGTCACGGTCAGGATGCAGGGCGCGTGCGGAAGCTGCCCCATGTCCCTGATGACGCTGAAGCACGGCATCGAGGCGCGTCTCAAGGAAGAGATACCCGAGATCAAGTCTGTCGAACCCCTATAG
- a CDS encoding sulfatase, whose product MLHELWRWIRGLLATASWAFVMAGLLGMVEGLSQWLRFDLMAEGGPGFVRSVAPTVALYGWVAMLVAAVLFVPFYLLVRHRRHPRRHAYALSVATALGLFIFFYSGYVLREHVVPDWWSDHEHGAALVVQMVLMIVASVLLAKPILTMASRQALNPWRNMFLAVVFMAVFTSLWPNWREEGRDARLVGAGAAAAGIADSDRPHLILVTIDTLRRDVLSAVSPDAPPTPGLDAIAAEGILYTNYWSSSCWTLPAMATLMTGRAPRELGVAKYAGVPTGVRTLSQLASEAGYSTAAFTANPYLMPAYGFDRGFGEFEHALVLEPLLPAARSVLARELSYLADTRLDLDDAAVIVGKAARWLKQRRDDAPLFLWLHLMDPHLPYRWHSLPANAPAAAPGRGVQPARTEIPDDPLFTDGVFPAAHLPGVRDSLPGVSAEVRAGLWALYRREVQYTDACLSKLWATLRELGIWDSALVIVTSDHGEEFFEHGGFEHGHSLMPEVTGVPLLIRQPGARDGGSTCAADHDALDLVPSVCRFLSWTPPAGLEGADDLLYVDTDAARQGKAEGDAPAIMENMLYGEPQLACRAWPYLGVVGEGGVGSAWYDLGADPGARHPLADDPAAAAAILTAAHARLSAWDARSALMSAAGVDSVGLSADLRRQLQSLGY is encoded by the coding sequence ATGTTGCACGAACTGTGGCGCTGGATCCGCGGATTGCTGGCGACGGCCTCCTGGGCGTTCGTCATGGCCGGTCTGCTCGGCATGGTCGAAGGCTTGAGCCAGTGGCTGCGGTTCGACCTCATGGCCGAAGGCGGTCCAGGCTTCGTCAGATCGGTCGCCCCCACGGTGGCTCTCTACGGCTGGGTGGCCATGCTCGTCGCCGCGGTGCTCTTCGTGCCGTTCTACTTGCTCGTCCGACACAGGCGACATCCCCGGCGCCACGCCTACGCCCTGTCGGTGGCCACGGCGCTCGGGCTCTTCATCTTCTTCTACTCCGGTTACGTCCTCCGCGAGCACGTGGTGCCGGACTGGTGGTCGGACCACGAGCATGGCGCGGCTCTGGTCGTCCAGATGGTATTGATGATCGTCGCTTCCGTACTGCTCGCCAAACCCATCCTGACGATGGCCTCGCGACAGGCGCTGAACCCCTGGCGCAACATGTTCCTGGCTGTGGTCTTCATGGCGGTCTTCACCAGCCTCTGGCCCAACTGGCGCGAGGAGGGCAGAGACGCCCGCCTCGTCGGCGCGGGTGCCGCGGCCGCCGGCATCGCCGACAGCGACCGGCCCCACTTGATCCTGGTGACCATCGACACCCTGAGGCGCGACGTCCTGTCGGCCGTCTCGCCCGACGCGCCGCCGACCCCCGGCCTGGACGCCATCGCCGCGGAGGGCATCCTCTACACCAATTACTGGTCGTCCAGCTGCTGGACCCTGCCGGCGATGGCCACGCTGATGACCGGGCGCGCCCCGCGAGAGTTGGGGGTCGCCAAGTACGCGGGGGTGCCTACCGGCGTGCGCACGCTCTCACAACTCGCCAGCGAGGCGGGATACAGCACGGCGGCCTTCACCGCCAATCCCTATCTCATGCCTGCTTACGGCTTCGACCGTGGCTTCGGCGAATTCGAGCACGCCCTCGTCCTGGAGCCCCTCCTGCCCGCCGCGCGCTCGGTGCTGGCCAGGGAGCTCTCCTACCTTGCCGACACGCGACTCGATCTCGACGACGCCGCCGTGATCGTCGGCAAGGCCGCCCGCTGGCTGAAGCAGCGCCGGGACGATGCCCCCCTGTTCCTGTGGCTTCACCTCATGGATCCGCACCTCCCGTACCGTTGGCATTCCCTGCCAGCGAATGCGCCCGCGGCGGCGCCGGGCCGCGGCGTGCAGCCGGCGCGCACGGAGATCCCGGATGATCCCCTGTTCACGGACGGCGTTTTCCCGGCCGCCCATCTTCCGGGTGTCCGCGATTCGCTGCCCGGGGTGTCTGCGGAGGTGCGTGCCGGGTTGTGGGCGCTCTACCGGCGCGAGGTCCAGTACACCGACGCCTGTCTGTCGAAACTGTGGGCGACCCTGCGCGAGCTCGGGATCTGGGATTCCGCGTTGGTGATCGTCACCTCGGATCACGGGGAGGAGTTCTTCGAGCACGGCGGCTTCGAGCACGGGCATTCGTTGATGCCGGAAGTGACCGGCGTCCCCCTGCTGATCCGCCAGCCCGGCGCGAGGGACGGCGGGAGCACGTGCGCCGCCGACCACGATGCGCTGGATCTCGTGCCGTCTGTATGCCGTTTCCTGTCCTGGACGCCACCGGCCGGCCTGGAAGGCGCCGATGATCTGCTGTACGTGGACACCGATGCAGCCCGGCAGGGCAAAGCTGAAGGCGACGCGCCGGCGATCATGGAGAACATGCTCTACGGTGAACCGCAGCTCGCCTGTCGAGCCTGGCCCTATCTGGGTGTGGTGGGAGAGGGAGGCGTCGGCTCCGCCTGGTACGACCTGGGCGCGGATCCGGGAGCCCGGCACCCGCTCGCCGACGATCCCGCCGCCGCCGCTGCGATCTTGACGGCAGCCCACGCGCGCCTGTCAGCGTGGGATGCGCGATCCGCACTCATGTCTGCCGCCGGGGTCGATTCTGTCGGGCTTTCGGCCGATCTGCGCCGCCAGCTGCAGAGCCTGGGTTATTGA
- a CDS encoding acyl-CoA dehydrogenase family protein, which yields MQTFNGIDYYRFEEGFNDEERAVRDTVREFVSRRFLPLVRRHHEAGTFPMELVPEMAEMGLLGPSIHGPGCLGLSATIYGIICQELERGDSGLRSFASVQGSLVMWPIATYGSAAQKSRWLPELAAGRAVGCFGLTEAGHGSDPGGMETTATPDGDGWILNGAKMWITNANLADLAVVWARGPDGVLGFLVERDSAGFHAAPVRGKFSLRASDTGELAFDEVRLPDASRLPDARGLRAPLSCLNQARYGIAWGAVGAAADCYETALRYALAREQFSRPLASFQLVQRKLVRMLTEITKAQALVHQLGRLKDRGIDEVPLVSLAKRNNVAMALDCARTARDVLGAAGITDEFPVGRHMTNLESVKTYEGTHDIHTLIVGADITGLSAFR from the coding sequence ATGCAGACATTCAACGGTATCGACTACTACCGCTTCGAGGAGGGTTTCAACGACGAGGAGCGCGCGGTGCGCGACACCGTGCGCGAATTCGTTTCGCGCCGCTTCCTGCCTTTGGTGCGCAGGCATCACGAAGCCGGGACGTTCCCCATGGAGCTGGTGCCGGAGATGGCCGAGATGGGTCTGCTCGGGCCTTCGATCCACGGCCCGGGCTGCCTGGGCCTTTCGGCGACCATCTACGGCATCATCTGCCAGGAGCTCGAGCGGGGGGACAGCGGACTGCGCAGCTTCGCCTCTGTGCAGGGCAGCCTCGTGATGTGGCCCATCGCCACCTACGGCAGCGCGGCGCAGAAGAGCAGGTGGTTACCGGAACTGGCCGCCGGCCGCGCCGTCGGCTGTTTCGGCCTGACCGAGGCCGGTCACGGCAGCGATCCCGGCGGCATGGAGACCACGGCCACCCCGGACGGGGACGGCTGGATCCTCAACGGCGCCAAGATGTGGATCACCAACGCGAACCTCGCCGACCTCGCCGTCGTCTGGGCCCGCGGTCCCGACGGCGTGCTCGGTTTCCTGGTCGAGCGCGACTCCGCCGGCTTCCACGCGGCACCGGTCCGCGGCAAGTTCTCCCTGCGCGCCAGCGACACCGGCGAACTGGCCTTCGACGAGGTGCGCCTGCCGGACGCCTCCCGCCTGCCCGACGCGCGCGGGTTGCGAGCCCCCCTCTCCTGCCTCAACCAGGCGCGCTACGGCATCGCCTGGGGCGCCGTGGGGGCGGCGGCCGACTGCTACGAGACGGCGCTGCGCTACGCGCTCGCCCGGGAGCAGTTCTCTCGGCCCCTTGCCTCGTTCCAGCTGGTCCAGCGCAAGCTCGTGCGCATGCTGACGGAGATCACGAAGGCCCAGGCCCTGGTCCATCAGCTGGGCCGTCTGAAGGACCGCGGCATCGACGAGGTACCGCTGGTGTCGCTGGCCAAGCGCAACAACGTGGCCATGGCACTGGACTGCGCCCGCACAGCCCGCGACGTGCTGGGCGCGGCCGGCATCACCGACGAGTTCCCCGTCGGCCGCCACATGACGAACCTGGAATCGGTCAAGACCTACGAAGGGACCCACGACATCCACACCTTGATCGTGGGGGCCGACATCACCGGCCTGTCCGCCTTCCGCTGA
- a CDS encoding NADH-quinone oxidoreductase subunit N — protein sequence MNGLAPETDLGGQLMQMLPYLVLAGGALLVMLVDAFVKSLRKDHLSMLSLLVLLGTAVAQGTGPARTGSLMNGMLACDLYTHFFNLLFVAIAMLTVVFATSIYDRDGRFRAEFYPLVLFATLGMMLMAAATDLMSLFLALETMSLSVYILVGGNRGSMRSSEAGFKYLIMGAFASAVLLMGSALLYGQTGGTSYAAIGTALAAGAGGVLLPISSGLILIAFGFKIAMVPFHMWTPDVYEGAPVYMTGYMATGVKAAAMAALLRFVWLLLPSLSVVWFPLLAVLAVLTMTIGNVVALSQDGIKRMLAYSSIAHAGYLLLGVLALLNTGRSTEVATRTVEVAGAAGGALLFYLVVYALMNLGAFGIVAYLSRSRAEEADAISGYAGLSRRRPLAAATLSVFLFSLAGIPPAAGFVGKFYLFDAVVKAGLVPLAVWGVVNSLLSVYYYLRVVVVMYFKPAEGDLHEGASWEAAFTAGVLALLVILIGVLPGTLFELASRTFAHMAF from the coding sequence ATGAACGGCCTGGCACCGGAGACCGACCTCGGCGGACAGCTGATGCAGATGCTGCCTTACCTCGTGCTGGCCGGCGGCGCTCTGCTGGTGATGCTGGTGGACGCCTTCGTCAAGAGCCTACGCAAGGACCACCTCTCCATGCTCTCCCTGCTTGTCCTGCTGGGGACGGCCGTGGCCCAGGGCACGGGTCCCGCTCGCACGGGATCGCTGATGAACGGCATGCTCGCGTGCGATCTGTACACGCATTTCTTCAATCTGCTGTTCGTGGCCATCGCCATGCTGACGGTCGTCTTCGCCACCAGCATCTACGATCGTGATGGGCGTTTCCGGGCGGAATTCTATCCCCTGGTGCTGTTCGCCACCCTGGGCATGATGCTGATGGCGGCCGCCACCGACCTGATGAGCCTGTTCCTGGCCCTGGAGACCATGAGCCTCTCGGTCTACATCCTGGTGGGCGGCAACCGCGGCTCGATGCGCAGCAGCGAGGCCGGCTTCAAGTACCTGATCATGGGCGCCTTCGCCTCGGCCGTACTGCTCATGGGTTCCGCCCTGCTGTACGGACAGACCGGGGGCACGTCATACGCGGCCATCGGCACGGCGCTGGCCGCCGGCGCCGGCGGCGTCCTGCTGCCGATCTCCAGCGGATTGATCCTGATCGCCTTCGGCTTCAAGATCGCCATGGTGCCGTTCCACATGTGGACGCCCGACGTCTACGAGGGAGCGCCGGTGTACATGACCGGCTACATGGCGACCGGCGTCAAGGCGGCCGCCATGGCGGCCCTGCTGAGGTTCGTCTGGTTGCTGCTCCCGTCCCTCTCGGTGGTCTGGTTCCCCCTGCTGGCGGTCCTGGCGGTCCTGACCATGACCATCGGCAACGTGGTGGCGCTGTCGCAGGACGGCATCAAGCGCATGCTGGCCTACTCCAGCATCGCACACGCCGGTTATCTGCTGCTGGGCGTCCTGGCCCTGTTGAACACGGGCCGCAGTACCGAGGTCGCGACGCGCACCGTGGAGGTGGCCGGCGCAGCCGGCGGCGCCTTGCTCTTCTATCTGGTCGTCTACGCCCTGATGAACCTGGGCGCTTTCGGCATCGTCGCCTACCTGAGCCGCAGCCGTGCCGAGGAGGCGGATGCGATCTCAGGCTACGCCGGTCTCTCGCGCCGGCGCCCCCTGGCCGCGGCCACTCTGTCGGTGTTCCTCTTCTCGCTTGCCGGCATTCCACCGGCCGCTGGCTTCGTGGGCAAGTTCTACCTCTTCGACGCCGTCGTGAAGGCGGGCCTGGTCCCGCTGGCCGTCTGGGGCGTGGTCAACTCCCTGCTGTCCGTCTACTACTACCTGCGCGTGGTCGTGGTGATGTACTTCAAGCCGGCGGAAGGCGATCTGCACGAAGGTGCCAGCTGGGAAGCGGCTTTCACGGCGGGCGTGCTGGCGCTGCTGGTCATCCTGATCGGCGTGCTGCCGGGCACACTCTTCGAGCTCGCCTCGCGCACCTTCGCGCACATGGCCTTCTGA